In Rutidosis leptorrhynchoides isolate AG116_Rl617_1_P2 chromosome 2, CSIRO_AGI_Rlap_v1, whole genome shotgun sequence, one genomic interval encodes:
- the LOC139892525 gene encoding glyceraldehyde-3-phosphate dehydrogenase, cytosolic — protein sequence MGKIKIGINGFGRIGRLVARVALQRDDVELVAVNDPFISVEYMTYMFKYDSVHGAWKHHELKVKDDKTLLFGEKSVAVFGSRNPEEIPWAQTGAEYIVESTGVFTDKDKAAAHLKGGAKKVIISAPSKDAPMFVVGVNEKEYKKDLHIVSNASCTTNCLAPLAKVINDRFGIVEGLMTTVHSITATQKTVDGPSAKDWRGGRAASFNIIPSSTGAAKAVGKVLPQLNGKLTGMAFRVPTVDVSVVDLTVRLEKAATYDEIKAAIKEESEGKMKGILGYTDEDLVSTDFVGDNRSSIFDAKAGIALNNNFVKLVSWYDNEWGYSSRVVDLIVHMASVE from the exons ATGG GCAAAATTAAGATCGGAATCAACG GTTTTGGAAGAATTGGACGATTAGTTGCTAGAGTAGCTTTACAGAGAGATGATGTTGAACTTGTTGCTGTTAACGATCCGTTTATCTCTGTTGAATACATG ACATACATGTTTAAGTATGACAGTGTTCATGGTGCCTGGAAGCATCATGAACTTAAAGTGAAGGATGATAAAACCCTACTTTTTGGTGAGAAATCTGTGGCTGTTTTTGGTTCAAG GAACCCTGAAGAGATCCCATGGGCCCAAACCGGAGCCGAGTATATTGTGGAATCCACTGGAGTTTTTACTGACAAGGACAAGGCTGCTGCTCATTTGAAG GGTGGAGCTAAAAAGGTCATCATATCTGCACCCAGCAAGGATGCTCCCATGTTTGTTGTTGGTGTGAATGAGAAGGAGTACAAGAAGGACCTTCACATTGTTTCAAACGCTAGTTGCACCACCAACTGTCTTGCCCCTCTTGCCAAG GTCATAAATGACAGATTCGGTATTGTTGAGGGTCTTATGACCACTGTTCACTCCATCACTG CTACACAGAAGACTGTTGATGGACCATCAGCCAAGGACTGGAGAGGTGGAAGAGCTGCTTCATTTAACATCATTCCAAGTAGCACCGGGGCTGCTAAG GCTGTAGGAAAAGTGCTTCCACAATTGAATGGTAAGTTGACTGGAATGGCGTTCCGAGTACCAACTGTCGATGTCTCTGTTGTTGATCTCACTGTGAGATTGGAAAAGGCTGCCACTTATGATGAAATCAAAGCTGCTATCAA GGAGGAATCTGAAGGGAAGATGAAGGGAATCTTGGGCTACACAGATGAGGATCTCGTATCCACAGACTTTGTGGGAGACAACAG GTCTAGCATATTTGATGCTAAGGCTGGAATCGCTTTGAATAACAATTTTGTGAAGCTTGTTTCGTGGTATGACAATGAGTGGGGTTACAG TTCACGTGTCGTTGATCTGATCGTTCACATGGCGTCTGTGGAGTAA